Proteins encoded within one genomic window of Microbacterium sp. LKL04:
- a CDS encoding glycosyltransferase family 2 protein encodes MTVDAPVPAPDAGVTFVMPVLNERDYLERAVETVLQQDVDGPAELILALGPSSDGTTELAQRLASADARIRLVDNPRADIPVALNLAIRAARHPTIVRVDAHSELAPGYTRRALSTLDRVRAANVGGVMRADGRTPFQRAVAIAYNSPAGLGGGAYHGGAPEGPAESAYLGVMRRSVLEEVGLFDESIRRGEDWELNLRIRQAGYRVWFDPELAVTYWPRENWARLARQFVATGTWRGELVRRFGRQNSLRFFAPPALVVAFTMSIVLGILQVTGTVSGLFAAVLSVVHLPVALYVLGVLAFSAIAGRTLGQRAWLAAVLPTMHLAWGAGFLIGVLRGAHDTVDTSRLDRNTPLP; translated from the coding sequence GTGACGGTCGACGCGCCGGTTCCGGCGCCCGACGCCGGCGTCACGTTCGTGATGCCCGTACTCAACGAGCGCGATTACCTCGAACGCGCGGTCGAGACGGTCCTGCAGCAGGACGTCGACGGTCCCGCCGAGCTGATCCTCGCCCTCGGACCGTCTTCCGACGGGACGACCGAGCTCGCACAGCGGCTGGCCTCGGCCGACGCGCGCATCCGCCTCGTCGACAACCCGCGAGCCGACATCCCCGTGGCCCTGAACCTGGCGATCCGCGCGGCGCGGCATCCCACCATCGTCCGCGTCGACGCCCACTCCGAACTCGCGCCGGGGTACACGCGTCGAGCACTGTCCACCCTGGACCGCGTTCGCGCCGCCAACGTCGGCGGTGTGATGCGTGCGGACGGACGCACGCCGTTCCAGCGAGCCGTCGCGATCGCGTACAACTCCCCGGCCGGCCTGGGCGGGGGCGCGTACCACGGCGGCGCCCCGGAAGGACCTGCCGAATCCGCATACCTCGGCGTCATGCGCCGGAGCGTGTTGGAGGAGGTCGGGCTCTTCGACGAGTCGATTCGGCGCGGAGAGGACTGGGAGCTCAATCTCCGCATCCGGCAGGCCGGTTACCGTGTGTGGTTCGACCCGGAACTCGCCGTCACCTACTGGCCACGCGAGAACTGGGCGCGTCTCGCCCGCCAGTTCGTCGCCACGGGCACGTGGCGCGGAGAACTCGTCCGCCGGTTCGGACGCCAGAACTCGCTGCGCTTCTTCGCGCCGCCGGCGCTCGTCGTCGCTTTCACGATGAGCATCGTCCTCGGCATCCTGCAGGTCACCGGTACCGTGAGCGGACTCTTCGCAGCGGTCCTCTCCGTCGTCCACCTTCCCGTGGCGCTCTACGTCCTGGGAGTGCTCGCGTTCAGCGCGATCGCCGGACGGACTCTCGGTCAACGCGCATGGCTCGCGGCGGTGCTTCCCACGATGCACCTCGCGTGGGGCGCTGGCTTCCTCATCGGAGTCCTCAGAGGCGCTCACGACACCGTCGACACGTCCCGCCTGGACCGCAACACGCCTCTGCCCTGA